From Pseudodesulfovibrio nedwellii:
CTTGTATGGTTTGTCCAAGCACCTCGGCTCCCCACTCACCTATCCACAAGTCCAAGACCTCTTCGACCAATCTGCTCAAAAAAGAGGGATTGGACTCACTGACCCAGACTTGGAGATGTCCCCCCAGTCTTTTGAAAAGGCTGTTCGCCGCAACTTACTTTTCTGGGGTCTTCATCGGACCGGACAAAAATAAGATTAGAACTGTCCGAGACTCATGTGCCTCCGCTCGCTAGTTTCTATGCACGCCCTGCATATCAGGGTGAATGAAACTGCTTGGAGAAAATTATGACTAATCAGAAAATACTGCTCAATATTCAGGAAATCGCCGATATACTGCGCGTGCATAGATCAACTGTTTCGCGCATGCTAGACAGTGGTGAATTGCCCATTATTTTGGTACGCTCTCGCAAGCTCATCCGCTATACCGATGTGCTTGAGTTCATTGAAAACCAAATAGGGAGAAGCAAGGACGGATACTCGTGGGAGGACTAAGCTATGGCTACAGTCACCATCACCACACGCCCACGTAAGAAAGGCAAAAGCTACGTAATTCAATACCTGGAACCTGAATCCGGGAAAAAGCACCATCATGCGACATTCAGACGAAAGTCGCTTGCCATGCAGGAAGCCGACAAACTTCGCTCATTATTGGACGAGGGGAAGCTCCCTAAACCAAGAAAGAACAAGAAAAATGAGCTGGCGCAAACATTCGGCAGCATTGCAAATAAATGCGTTTACGAATGGCAACGCAGACACAAGGAAGGTGATCTAAGCATCGCCACTTTGAAAGGCTATCTGAGTTTCCTCAAACCATTGCTCAAGAAATGGGGCAAAACGGTTTTGGGGACAATCAGCAAAGAAGACTTACTTGATTACCGGGCGGAAGTTGCAGCCAATCGTTCTATGGCATTGGCAAACCGCCAGATGTTCATTCTCAAGCAAGTCTTTGCGAAGGCTGTTGAATGCAAAGCCATCAAGAAAGCCCCAACCACAGGTATTAAATATCTGAGTGAAAAGGGACATGAGCGAAAGCAATTCATGCAGCCATAAATGGTTGAAAAGCTACTTGAGAAAGCAGCCAAAGGTCGTGCAAAACACTATCTACCTTTAGCAACCCTGCTGGCAGTTGAACATGGCTTGAGCAAACAGGAAGTCTTGGATTTGCAATGGTCTGACATTACTTTGAATTATGGTGAAACTGGAATCATCCGATTCTACAGAACCAAGACCAAAGTAGAACGAGTCCACCGGATCATGCCCAGAACGAGGAAGGCGCTCCTGGCTCGCAAAGCTCACATCAGCAAGATGCGAAAACTCAGAGGAATCTCCAACAAAGGAGATTTCGTTGTAGGGCATCTGGATGGCAGCCGGATGAGCGAATTCAAATCGGCATGGAAAAGTGTTTGTAAATCACTTGGCCTCAAGGACTTCCATTTCCACGACAACAGGCATACCTACTGCTCCAACATCATTATGGCAGGCGGCACGCTCAAACATGCTAAGGAGATGATCGGCCACAAGACGCTCCGCATGGCGGATCGTTATTCCCACCTCGAAGCAGCAAGAGAAAACGTCATTCAGGACAACCTGGCCGCTCATTATGAAGCCCCAAAAGCTATGGCCTCGAAAAAAAGGAACACATAGCGGACATATTCTCGAGACAGCCCCCAAAGACATGAAAAAAGGACTCCAAGTATTCACTTGAAATCCTTATTTTTCTTGTGGTGGAGCTGGAGGGAATCGAACCCACGACCTCTTGAATGCCATTCAAGATTGCCTGTGGGTGCGACAATGGATTAACCAACTAAAAACAAAGAGCTTTCGCCCGAATATTCTGATTTGAGCATCGTGTGCACGTCGTGTAGGAGGCGCCTGATTTCAATGGATTACGCATGTTGTAGCTGTGGATTGGGACACAAAAAGGACACGAGACATCCCTTTATAGATTACTTGCCACTGGAAAACCAAATCAACCAGGATACTCATATGTATCAATAAAACTGGATGCGCGCGCCAAGAAGTACTTGACCTCAAATGGTCACACATTGGTCTGAAGTTTCAGAACTCTGGATTTATCAACTTCTTCCGCACCAAGAATACGCAAGAAAGGCTCTACTCAATCATGCTGAGAACAAGAGAAGCCCTGATCAAGCGAAAGGCTCATCTCGAAAAAATGTGGGATCAAAGCAAAAGAAGGATATGTCATCGGATGACTTAATGGCACTCTGTTTACCAACTTCAACAAAGCCTGGCACACCATCGGCAATACATGCGGAAGCTCAACTTCCATGGCAACTGCCAAACTTACGGCACGAACATCGTGCTGACAGGCGACCCGACCAAACATACGGCGGCCATAATCAGACACAAGGATCCACGCATGACTGAGCGTATACACCAACCTTGAGACATTGCGGCATAATCCGGTGCAGGACAAGTCAGCCGCACACTAAGAAAACAAAAAAACATTTAGGACACATAGGTGACATAAAATCGACTTTTGGTAGAACGGATGGGGGGACGAACCCACGTCTCTAAATATATTCCTTGGGTGCACCTACCAACACACCTGTAATTAGTCTACTTATTCATCGTATAGCGACTTCGGGCACTATACAACAGCGCGTGCAATAGGTGTGGAATGTCACTACTTGAACATTGTGCAGAAAACTGAACGGACATATAACGGATACGAAATCAGCAAACAGTTTGTTAAACTCAAACTATTTCATTGATATTTTATATTTTTTCAGCTTCGAATACAAAGATGTCCGTCCTATCCCCAACAATTCAGCGGCCCTGCTCTTGTTCCAATTACATTTATCCAATGCATCGACAATGGCCTGCTTTTCCATGGTAACGAGTGTACTTTGTTGGGGGGATTGCGGGACTGTAGTGCCCAATCGGGAAGAAATGTCAGAGGGAGTAATGAGGTCATTCTGGACAAGGACCACAGCTTGCTCCATAACATTTTCCAGTTCTCGTACATTTCCAGGCCATGGGTATTCTTGTAGTATTGAAAATACTCTAGGATGAATTTCTACGGATTCCCGTTCTTGTTGTTTTGCATATTTTTTTAGAAAGTGTCTTGCCAGCAGGATTATGTCGCTTTGGCGTTCTCGTAAGGCGGCAATTCAACGGGAATGACGTTCAGACGATAAAAAAGATCTTCTCTGAAATTTCCAGTCTTGGCTTCTTTTTCGAGATTCCTGTTAGTCACCGCAATAATGCGGATATCTCCTTTTATAGTATGATCACTTCCCAACCTTTCGAACTGGTGATCTTGTAAGACTCTGAGGAGTTTGACCTGGGTGGAGTGGGGAATTTCTCCGATTTCATCAAGGAACACCGTTCCGCCTTCGGCTTGTTCAAATCGTCCTTTTTTGGTTTTGATTGCGCCGGTAAACGAGCCCTTTTCGTATCCAAACAATTCGCTTTCAATAAGCGTTTCAGGATATGCGGCACAGTTAATGACGACAAATGGCTTGGACGCCCGTAAACTTTTTTCATGCAGTGCGTGAGCCACTAACTCTTTTCCGGTTCCGCTTTCGCCCTGAATGAGTACTGTAGCGTCTGACGGACCAGCATTTTCTATGAGCGAATATATTCGTTGCATCGAAGGATGGCTGCCTACAATGCCGCAAAAATGTACCTCACCTCCAGGACTGACGCGCAACCGACGAAGTTCCTCTTCTTGAGCTATGGCGCGTAAAATACTGTCCATGACGTGCGAAAGAATTAATCTCGCCATTTCCGCTTCTTGTAAACGGGATTCATGTTCCGTTGGGGAGGCAAAACAGAGGGCACTGCTAAATTGACCATGTGCGTGGCTTAAAACAATACTGAATTGATCTGCTTGGCAGAAAGAAAATGGAAGCAGGTTTTCAGGTATGGGGAGTTCAGATATAAGAATTCCGGGCTGTGTCAATTCCAGTGCCGTAATGGTTTGAGCAATGACATCGGTTTCATATTCCATTCTGACACCTTGTGCGCTTAGGATAAACAGCGTGTCGCGAGCAAGGGTGGGAACAATTATTAAAACATCTTCGCACGAAAACATTTCACATTTTTTTTGTGTAACACCTTCCCCATAGCATGCCTCGGCTCCCTTACGGACAAGGGAGTCGAGGCACTTGGGAAAAGAAGTAATATAATGGCCCCGCCCCTTTAATAAGCTCTTTGGCTTTTCATCAAAGTCAGCCGAGGCTGCCAACAAACTTGTTCATGAAGTACAAGCTAAATGTAAGAAACAGGTTCATCCCATTACCTTAAATCACAACTCAGTGGTCCGACAAAGTGACCACATTTCTTACAACCAAGCCCACTTTAGGCCTTCTCCGTGTAGAATGGTCATTTTACAGTTGTCCTTCAGTTGGAATGTCAGTAATTCTGATTTTGAGGTCAAACCATGAGAAAAATGCTAGTTATCACACGCGACGGAAGCCGCTCCGAGGATGTTGGGAATTTATTAAATCGAAACGACGATATCCTGACGGAAACAACGTTGGAATCGTCAGATCCAAATGATGATCGAGAAGTGGACACACTTTTCGTTGATGTAGGATCATTGGTTGGGAATAACGAATCTATTAATAAAGCACTTCAAGGACTTTGGGAGCACTACCCTTCAGCCGCAATCGTGGTCATGGCCGAAGAAGAACAGACCAAGGCTGCAGTTGACGCGGTTAAAGCTGGAGCCTTCGACTATCTCACCCACCCTATTGGCAAAGAAGAACTCGGTCTCGTTATGGACAAAGTCCATGAGTCTGATGTGTTACAATCTGAACTTGATTATTTGCGTGGCCAATTCTGGAATGAAGATTCTCTTGATTATGTAGACACACGAAGCCAAGCCATGCGGGATGTTTTCGTCAAGATCAGACAAGTCGCCGGGACTCGAACTACCGTCCTCCTCACAGGAGAAACCGGAACCGGGAAAAGTCTCATCGCCAAACTCCTTCACAGTCACAGTAACCGTAAGGATATGCCCTTCATCAGTTTACATTGTGGAGCTATCCCGGATTCCCTGGTGGAAAGTGAACTGTTTGGTCATGAAAAGGGATCATTCACCGGCGCTGTCCGACGTAAACTCGGCAAGTTCGAACTCGCTCATGGAGGGACTCTCTTTCTCGATGAAATCGGCACGGTAAGTCAGTCTGTGCAGGTCAAACTTCTTAACGTCATTCAAGAACGAATTATTCAACGCGTAGGCGGAGAAAAAGACATCCATGTTGATGTTCGCATCATTGCTGCCACCAATGAGGATATGGGACAGCTTTGCGACGAAGGTCGATTCAGACGCGATCTATTTTACAGACTCAATGTTTTTCCCATATGCATACCACCGTTACGCAACAGGATTGAGGACATTGCTCGAATATCAGAAAGTTTCATCCAACAATTCAACGGCCTTTTAAATACTGAAATCAAAGGCATCCACCCCGAAGTTCTCGACGCATTTCAAGAATACGACTGGCCCGGCAATGTTCGGGAACTCGAAAATATCATTGAACGTGCCTGTATTTTGGAAGCGACTGAAGTCTTACAACCAGAGAGCTTCCCTCCTGACCTTCTCGACACTCAGAGAGAGATAATGACCTCCCCCATAAGGACCAGCCTTCCAATCAAAGAGGCTCGACAGATAACCATCGACAAATTCGAAAAACAATATTTATCCAGCCTGCTTGAGCAATGCAATGGTATTATCAAGGACTCCGCAGAAAAAGCAGGCATCAGCACTCGACAGTTGAACAAACTCATAAAAAGACACGGCTTGGAACGAAAGGACTTCAGGCTGTCAAAATAGGAACTCCTGGTTCCCATACGAGAAACACAAGAACTAAAAGTTCTTATCTCTATCTATGCCGCTAATATAATAGATCATACTTGACTAAACCACGCTCAAAACGACTCAACTTTTCTCAAATTATCCTGCAGAAACTCCTTCTTTCCTACAGAAAGGAACTATGAGTTCCCTTCTGTGACCTCACAAAAGATCTCTTTGTGTTAAATTACAACCACTTAAAGCCTTGGCACGTTCTCTGCTAACTTTCCTTCGTCCAAAGTAAGGACGAGAAAGTATGAAACGACAAAAAACATCTGCGCATCAAAAGGAAACCGTTAGGGGGGTCGTTGTTCCTAAAGAATGGGACAATAGCTTCCAAGTAACGGAGCTCCTCATTGCCTGCAAGGATGAACGTGAGATTCGCGTTGAAAATCTGGACAAATTTCCGATCCTATTCTCACTTTCTCAAAAAGAGGCAAGAATAACTGGCACCATCCTAAAAGATGACGGGGACGAATCCATTATTGTTGAACATATTGATGTTATTGAAAAGACAACACTGAGCTAAAGTATGCAGATATTTTTTACGGCAATGCTCATATCGGCCTTAATGATTGGAACATTTACAGCACGAGTCTATGCCGAAGATCAGCCGCACAACCCCATTGAAATCAAAGGGCTGGTGGTCAACTCCGAAAAAGGCCTAACCATCAACGACGGAACGCAGGAATATCTTCTCCTCGGCGTTGACGATATCGGCATAGAAGGACGCACCTGTATCATCTTTGGTGATCTAATTTACAACACAGAAATGCCAGTCATTGATGTATTTGAAGTTCATCTGTCCTCAGACGAATTCCTTCACGATGACAACATAGGCATTGATTACAACAGGCAATTCTTGACTCGGACTGTGCAATACCATTCTGGACATGCACGCCAATTGACTCCCTGCGGACTGGCATGCTGGTATTGCGCAAATAGGACCTTCGAACAGGGAAAGAACGATGTGCCGATAGTCGGCACATCGTTCTGTTCATGACAACCGCAGGAAGGGCGACATAACCATGGAAACACCCATGATTAAAAATGAAGTTTTTGAGGGCGATGTTTGCGAAGTCAACATTACCTCCGGAGTTTCTCCAAAAGACGTTGAAAGTCTTCTCGATATGGCGAGAACCAGTGGTTTGTTCACTCCCAACGAATTGCTCGCAGCCGAAGACATGGCATGGGGCTGCGCTTATCAAGGGGATAACACTTCATGCTGTTTTCTACAGGCCAAGATCAACACACCCGATGGTGATAAACCTATAGGGTTTCTATGCTTTGCCGAAATTTCTCATTGGGCACACAATTTTGAACTGTTCGGAATCGCCGTAACTCCTGAATATCAACGGCTTGGAATTGGTTCAGCCCTCATCGTGGAAATGGAACGCATCACGTTGGCTGCCAATGGGAAACGCATTCTCCTTGAGACTGGCGACAGCCGTGACTTTGAAGAACTCCGGCTTTTTTATGAAGCAAACGGTTATGTTATGGAACAACATTTTTTCAAACAATTCATCCCCAAAGACGATGGTGTTGTTTATTGCCGCTTACTTGAATCCGTCGAGAACAGCGATAATTTCCAATAGAGGACAAAAGCATGGCTTCAGACATCTATGAAGACACTATTTATGGTCAAATCCTTCCTGTGGACTGGAATAATGATGCCGTGACAGGCCTCATCCTCCTTGTGGATGGAGAGGAAGAGTTCATCATCGAGAATGATGATAACGGCGAAAGGCTTACAGATCACATAGACAAATGGGTGACAGCTCAGGGCATTGTTGAAGAAACTGATGATGAATATCGCATCCGAATCCGCAATTTCAAAGTGGATGACGAACTTGATTATGACAATGATGACAAATGGTAGATCCTATTTCCGCAGGCAACCATAAAAGCTTGTCTCATCATGTACAGACCAATCAAAGCATCCTGTGAGAATACAGAAATGATACATCCCAATACTGAAGTGCGCTTCGTCAA
This genomic window contains:
- a CDS encoding helix-turn-helix domain-containing protein, which produces MTNQKILLNIQEIADILRVHRSTVSRMLDSGELPIILVRSRKLIRYTDVLEFIENQIGRSKDGYSWED
- a CDS encoding site-specific integrase, encoding MVEKLLEKAAKGRAKHYLPLATLLAVEHGLSKQEVLDLQWSDITLNYGETGIIRFYRTKTKVERVHRIMPRTRKALLARKAHISKMRKLRGISNKGDFVVGHLDGSRMSEFKSAWKSVCKSLGLKDFHFHDNRHTYCSNIIMAGGTLKHAKEMIGHKTLRMADRYSHLEAARENVIQDNLAAHYEAPKAMASKKRNT
- a CDS encoding helix-turn-helix domain-containing protein — encoded protein: MEQAVVLVQNDLITPSDISSRLGTTVPQSPQQSTLVTMEKQAIVDALDKCNWNKSRAAELLGIGRTSLYSKLKKYKISMK
- a CDS encoding sigma-54 factor interaction domain-containing protein, with translation MEYETDVIAQTITALELTQPGILISELPIPENLLPFSFCQADQFSIVLSHAHGQFSSALCFASPTEHESRLQEAEMARLILSHVMDSILRAIAQEEELRRLRVSPGGEVHFCGIVGSHPSMQRIYSLIENAGPSDATVLIQGESGTGKELVAHALHEKSLRASKPFVVINCAAYPETLIESELFGYEKGSFTGAIKTKKGRFEQAEGGTVFLDEIGEIPHSTQVKLLRVLQDHQFERLGSDHTIKGDIRIIAVTNRNLEKEAKTGNFREDLFYRLNVIPVELPPYENAKAT
- a CDS encoding sigma-54-dependent transcriptional regulator; translated protein: MRKMLVITRDGSRSEDVGNLLNRNDDILTETTLESSDPNDDREVDTLFVDVGSLVGNNESINKALQGLWEHYPSAAIVVMAEEEQTKAAVDAVKAGAFDYLTHPIGKEELGLVMDKVHESDVLQSELDYLRGQFWNEDSLDYVDTRSQAMRDVFVKIRQVAGTRTTVLLTGETGTGKSLIAKLLHSHSNRKDMPFISLHCGAIPDSLVESELFGHEKGSFTGAVRRKLGKFELAHGGTLFLDEIGTVSQSVQVKLLNVIQERIIQRVGGEKDIHVDVRIIAATNEDMGQLCDEGRFRRDLFYRLNVFPICIPPLRNRIEDIARISESFIQQFNGLLNTEIKGIHPEVLDAFQEYDWPGNVRELENIIERACILEATEVLQPESFPPDLLDTQREIMTSPIRTSLPIKEARQITIDKFEKQYLSSLLEQCNGIIKDSAEKAGISTRQLNKLIKRHGLERKDFRLSK
- a CDS encoding GNAT family N-acetyltransferase is translated as MIKNEVFEGDVCEVNITSGVSPKDVESLLDMARTSGLFTPNELLAAEDMAWGCAYQGDNTSCCFLQAKINTPDGDKPIGFLCFAEISHWAHNFELFGIAVTPEYQRLGIGSALIVEMERITLAANGKRILLETGDSRDFEELRLFYEANGYVMEQHFFKQFIPKDDGVVYCRLLESVENSDNFQ